The segment CAGAAAGAGTAGAGTGAACTCCCTTTACTCAGGGGAGATTCTGGTATACACCCTGCTAACAGCCCTGAAAACACCACCCAGGAGCTCCAAAGTGGAAGCAGTAGTAATAACACACAGGTTTAGGAATCTGGTGGTCTGCCTAAACATGGATGGGGATACAAGCATCCTGGAGTCCAGCAAGGAATACTGAGAAGGGGCTACAGATGAACCAGGTGCATATCACTATTGAAGGAAGTGTGTACAAAAGCAATGGAGTCACAAATAGAAACCATACGGTGTGGTGTTTTAGCAGCCCAAGGAGGCTTCGGGAGAGCCAATCAAGAGTTCAAGAAGCCAAGGCCAAATTATTCACAAAGCTTGAAAAccagaaaaatgaccaaaaatgttaataatatcCCCCTTTTATTCCCCTTCTATTTTAAGGCATTTCAGAGAAGCCAGCTGAGGCTGAGCACCTACAGTGCGTCCCTGACCATTCTCTGGTTCTTGTGAACTTGACACGGTCCTCATTGGGTTGGCGAGTAAGGCATGAGGCTGCTGCTCCTGACTAGGAGAGACAGACTCAGTCAtgtccccctttctctcccccaaccctgcaTCCCTCCTCACACCCCCCAGTGCTTTCAATAGGCCTATAATTTCTGCTTCCAGAACTTTCCTCAAGGATGGTCCCACCTGATTTCAAGTCACATCCAGTCTTGGCTCTTTGCCAGGCCTCTTCTACCCACCACAAATGCTGGGTTATGGTGATAACCTGTATCTGAAAATGAGTGCAGGGAAGCCTCTGTAACTCTAGGCAAAGactgtgcttgtgtgcatgtgtgtgcacacacatgtctgTAAGTAGTCAGAACataccaagagaaagaaaaagacattatagCACTGGAGAAGGACAAAGTCTATGTGAACATGACACAGCTAATTACTACTAGCAATAAAAGTAATAGCAACCCTAAATTTAATATAAGGGGCAAGGGAAATAGCTCgaagggctggtgtgtgtgtgctttgcatgctggagacctagatttgatccccagcaccacacggtcccctcaAGCAACAAgataggagtagctcctgagcactgtccatgTGGCCCAGAAAACGAATCCAAATGTTGaaggatgaaaataaaattgtttttatttattttatttttggggtcacatgcagtgatgctcagtggctacttcCAGCTTTGCTCTCCAGGCCTTGCTCTGGCAgtctcaggaggccatatggtgctggggatcaaactcacctTCTACTTCCCAAGTATGTGCTCTCCAGCCCTTACAAGATGGAGTtcaacaataaacccccacaaatagctaaagcaatccttggggaaaagaagatgggtggcatcaccttccccaacttcaaactctactacaaagcagtagtaattaaaacagcatggtattgggctagaaacagacctgcagaccaatggagcagagttgaataccctgtcacagacccccaaatatatgagcacttaatctttgacaaaggagcaagaaatatgaagtggaacaagggaagcctcttcaacaagtggtactgggaaaactggatagctacctgcaaaaaatgaactctgacctctgtctaatgccaggcacaaaagtcagatcaaagtgaattaaagacatcaatatcagacatgaatctataaggtacatagaggaaaatgtaggcagaactctccagacattgaagctaaaagcatctttaaggatgaaacagcactgatcatgcaagtggaagcaaacataaacaaatgggacgacatcaaactaagaatcttctgcacttcaaaagaaacagtgaccaaaatacagaaagagctcacagaatgggaaagaatatttacccaatattcatctgataagggattaatatccaggatatacaaggctctagtagaattgtataaaaaataaaCCTCCGGCAGTAGTGCGACGTGTACCTAGACTCTCTGTGCAGGCGGACATCATGGATCAGGTAATGCAGTTCGTGGAGCCAAGTCGGCAGTTTGTGAAGGACTCAATTCGCCTGGTCAAAAGATGCACCAAGCCTGATAGAAAAGAATTCCAGAAGATTGCCATGGCAACAGCAATAGGATTTGCTATAATGGGATTTATTGGCTTTTTTGTGAAATTGATCCATATCCCCATTAATAACATAATTGTTGGTGGCTGAATATCTTTACAGATGAATGTTTTTCATCTTGGGGATTGGTGAAGAAGTGAGACTTTGAGAAGTTCATGAAGTAAAAATTTGCCccatatattttgtgttttttcctatttttcttccaAGGTGTTTTCTAttcctaaattaaaatataatttcaaaataaacttctttttctctgttacatacatttatgaaatttaaaaaaataaaaataaaaaaaaataaacctccaaccccatcaaaaaatggggggagaaatgaacagaagtttcctcaaaaaagaaatacaaatggccaaaaggcacatggaaaaatgctacgcatcactagtcatcaaggattgcaaatcaaaacaacaatgagatatcatctcacaccacagagactggcacacattcaaaagaacaaaagcaaccagtgctggcgtggatgtggggaaaaagggacactctttcactgttggtgggaatgccaactggtccagcctttctggaaaacaatatggacagtccttgaaaaactagaaattgaacttccagaTGACTCCaaaataccacttatgggaatatattccgaggatgcaaaaaagcacagtagaaatgacctctgtaactttatgttcattgcagcactgttcacagtagccaaaatctggaaacagcccaagtgtcctagaacagatgactagttaaagaaattttggtacatctacacaatggaatactatgcagctgttaggagagatgaagtcatgaaatttgcttataggggctggagcgatagcgggtagggcgtttgccttgcacatggccaacccgggttcaattctcagcatcccgtatagtcccctgagcaccgccaggggtggttcctgagtacagagccag is part of the Sorex araneus isolate mSorAra2 chromosome 2, mSorAra2.pri, whole genome shotgun sequence genome and harbors:
- the LOC129402268 gene encoding protein transport protein Sec61 subunit gamma, whose translation is MDQVMQFVEPSRQFVKDSIRLVKRCTKPDRKEFQKIAMATAIGFAIMGFIGFFVKLIHIPINNIIVGG